Below is a window of Malus domestica chromosome 13, GDT2T_hap1 DNA.
ATATTTTTGTGGCCAACACTTCTTTTTTCTCTATTTCAAAGAGACTTCGACTTTGACCTGGAAGTGTCAGGCATGTCGAAGTACATAACCCGACAGTGGAATGATCAGTTTAAGGAGTGGAAGTACAAGCTACGCAATCACTACTTGACTTTTGAAAGTCACTATGAAGCCCTGATCCATCCACCAAACGAGTGGCACTGGCTCTGCAGTTATCTTcgaaatttataaattctgaaaaTGGACGTCTTCTAGCGTGAAGAAGTTTCCCATTAAGaataaatttgtttttcaattttaatacaattgtacgagtattttggttttattaatgaaaatattataatactaatagaataaaaattaattgtttaaatttaacacaatattttactttttattttcttaatattAAATAATGTATGCTCGACGAACAGAGGGAAGCAAATATTTCATCGTTTAATAGTATGATTACTGAAATTGATACCAGGCAGAATGTCTTGCAATAATATATGTTAATGGATTCTATAGTTATATTTCTACCCTGAACCACTGAAGACGGACTCTAATGCATAACAACAATTAGACTAACAAATTATTAAGAGCATACTCTTGTTTAAGTGATAGATACTAAACTATACACCCAATCAACAATGTATATAGTGCACCAACAGTAATATATACATTAATAATCAGAATATCACACAAAGGTATTTGTGCCCGGAAAACTCCAAACTGGGTAAAAACCGGGGGAACTCTAGAGAGAGCTTCATTCACTAGCAGAATATCAAGTTCATACTAGAATCATTCACTCATAAGCTTAATTCCTAACCTATGCTAAAGGAGCAGCTTATACCTCTTATGCAACTTAAGATTCTTCTTGGGGTCCATGCAGGGTCTTCACAGCAATGGCAGCCCACGCTCAAGCTCCTTGACCTGTGGCACTGGCACCAATGAGAAATCAATACAGCTAAAATGATATGGAGCTGAAGATTCAATAACTGCACAAATCTCTCTTAATCGAACATCAACAAATTGAGAGAATTTGGGATGAATCTATACCTACAGTTCTAATAATGAGAGCAACTTGTTAGTATGTAAGTTGTTGAGCTGATTAGAAAACATTACAAGGTTGTTATGTGTGTTATGTCTCAGCTCATAGGCTGAGCTattgtgtaaaaatgtgatgtGTTGATTAAGTCTCATAGGGCTTATCATTTGACAAGTGTCTTGATCTTAAGATAGGTTGTTATGGTTGGTTGAGATTGAATTGAGgttatgtctctctctctctcatctccatCAGTTACGTGTCTCTTCAAGCTCATATGCTCAGTATGAAATACAATGATAGAAGTTCAATAGTTATGCTTTGTGTGTGTTCTTCCTCCGAATTCATCTTCTAAATCTTTCCGAATATCTCTCTCAAATACTGTTAGATTTACTGTGTAGTTGTGTTACTTTattctaacatggcctcagagccaggttggATCTAAACTTCTGGCGTCATTTCTATGAGTGAGGTTAGCTCGGATTCACAGCAAAAGCTTATTGCAGTGATTCAAGTGTCCAACATGGCTGGATCTGGAGGAGGAGAACTTCGAGCGCCAATCTTCAATGGCGAGAATTTTGATTTCTGGCAAATCCAAATGAAGACCATCTTTCACTCGTATGAACTGTGGAATATGGTTGAGAGTGGGTACAGAGCTCCGACGAAGGAGGAGGAACTCAGAGAGGCGGAGAGAAAGCTGTTGCGAGAGAATGTGGTCAAGCATGCTAGAGCACTGGGTATTATTCAAGGTGCCGTTTCAGATCAAATTTTCATGAGGATTGCAACTCAGGAAAGTGCGAAGGCTGCGTGGGACATCCTGAAACAAGAGTTTGTTGGTGATAAGCAAGTAAGATCTGTGAAACTTCAAGGTCTTAGGTGAGATTTTGAATATACTAGCATGAATGATAGTGAATCTCTTTCTGTGTATATTGCTTAATTGTTTGATCTGATTAATCAAATGAAGAGCTATGGTGAAGATCTGAGTAATCAAAGAATTGTTCAGAAATTGTTAATCAGTTTACCTTAGTCCAATGATAGTATTGCAGCTGTGATAGAGAATACTAAGGATTTAGACACCATAGATGCACATGATGTTGTAGCTATCTTGTAGGGGTATGAACAAAGGTTGGATAGACATGGAAATAGTAGTATGGAGAAAGCATTTGCTAGTTTGAAATTTGCCCCGAAGTCCAAAAAGTTCAATGGCAAGCCAAATAGTAACAAATATCACAAGAATTTTAAACCAAAAGAGAAACAATGGAGTAACAAGGGTGACTGGAGTAATAAGGTTGGATTCACTATGAAGAATGAAGCAAACAACACTGGGGATAAGTGTAAATTCTGTGATAGACTTCACTATGGAGAGTGTTGGGTTAAAAACAAAGTCAAGTGTCACAAGTGCAACAAAATTGGGCATATTGCAAGGTACTGTAATGCGAACAAGACTGTGCAACAGGTGAACTTTGCTAATCAGGTTGATGAAATTGGAAAtctgttttatgcaaatcattCTGGAGAAGTGAAGAAGATAAATGATGAATGGTACATAGATAGTGGATGTAGTAACCATATGACATTCAGAGAAGACTTGTTGATATTGATAGAGGAGTGAAAGCCATGGTCCAAGTTGGCACTGCAGTCTTGGTTGAAGTTGAAAGGAAGGGAACACTGATCATTGAAACAATAAAGGGTCAAAGATATATAAAGGAAGTTATGCTTGTGCCTGGTCTTGCAGAAAATTTGCTAAGTGTGGGACAAATGACTGAGCACGGTTACTTTCTTTTATTTGGAGATTATAAAGTGGATGTGTTCGATGATAGATCTTTACAAAACTTGGTGGTCAGTGTGAAGCAGAAAGGAAATAGATGTTTTCCTTTAATTCTCAACACAAACAAGGAGCTTGCATTGAGGACAAATGTGCAGGAGTGTGTTAGGATATGGCACAAGAGGTTTGGTCATCTCAATTTCAGCAGTCTCAAATTATTACAGAGTCAAGGGATGGTTTTGGGATTGCCTGAAATCCAAGACAGTGAAACTGTGTGTCAAAGTTGTGCACTGGGGAAGAATCACAGGGAACCATTTCCCAAAGAATCAATGTGGAGAGCAAAGGAACCACTTGAATTAATACACTtagatgtgtgtggtcccatgCAAACATCACGTATAAGTGGAAATTGATACTTTATTACTTTCAtagatgattattcaagaatgtGCTGGGTATATTTCTTGAGAAACAAATCAGAGGCCTTCTATGTGTTTAAGAAATTTAAAGCCATGATTGAGCTTCAAAGTGGATACCATGTAAAGAAACTGAGAACAGATAGAGGAGGAGAGAGTTCAACTCAAATGATTTTGGAAAGTTTTATGAAGATTTGGGGATAGAAAGACATCTCACAATTGCATACTCTCCACAACAGAATGGAGTAGCAGAAGGGAAAAACATGACAATTGTGGAGATGGCAAAATGCATGATTCATGAGAAAGAACTTCCATACAATCTCTGGTGTGAAGCAGTAAACACATCTGTGTATCTGCTAAACAGAAGTCCTACAAAGGTAGTGAAGAACACTACACCTTTTGAGAAATTCAGTGGAAGAAAACATGGGGTTAAACACTTGAAAGTGTTTGGTTCAGTATGTTATTCTCTTATTCCAAGGAATCTAAGGCACAAATTAGAAGAAACAAGTGTCATGGGTGTTTTCATTGGATATGGTACTTGTGAAAAAGGGTATAGGGTACTGAATCCTTTAACTTAAAAGGTCTTGTTATCCAGAGATGTAATTTTTGATAAGAATGGTAGATGGGACTAGGAGAAACACAAAGTCAAGGAAGTTTGATAAAATTGAAtctttaaattttgataaaattgaTAAGATGTCTGGATCTCATGAACAAGGAGGATCTGATGGGTCTCAAATTCAAGTTGGAAGTTCTCCAGTCACTGCCATTGGTGAATTAAGTAGCTCACTGGTCTCACCTCAGTATGATAATACTCCACTGAGGTATAGGAACCTAAGTGAGATCTATAAGAGATGCCACCTATGTATTGTTGAACTTGAGTCCTTTAATGAAGCTGCATAGGATGAAGCATGGAAAAAGGCAATGAAGCATGAAATGAATATGATTGAGAACAAGGCTATACTTGCTGCAAAAGGCTATGCACAAAAGCTcgaaattgattttaatgagACTTTTGCACCTGTTGCAAGATTAGCACAGTTAGAACTTTAATTGCACTGGCAACAAAGAATAAATGGAAGTTATTTCAACTAGATGTGAAATCAACTTTTATGAATGGTGTATTAGAAGAAGAGGTATATGTTGAACAGCCGGATGGGTTTGTGGtgcaaggagaggaagaaaaggtTTACAGACTACATAAAGCTTTGTATGGTCTAAAACAGGCACTTAGGGCCTGGTATGGTGAAATAGACTCGTACCTTATGCTTTATGGGTTTAAGAAAAGCATTAGTGAGGCAACTTTGTACACCAAGTGCAAGGGAGACACAGAATTGATCATAGTATCcatctatgttgatgatattatatATACTGGAAAGTGTCAAGAGTTAATGGATGTTTTCAAAACTGAGATGATGCATAAGTATGAGATGACATATCTTGGTCTTTTACACCATTTTCTCGGTATGAGAGTGATACAAACTGATGAGTGTATTTCATTCATCAAAGAAACTATGCTTTATCTTTACTGAAAAAATTTGGACTCCAGGATTGCATATATGTGAGTACTCCCTTGGTTCTAAGTGATAAACTGAGAAAAGAAGATGGAAGTGAAGCTGCAGATGAAGCTCAGTATAGACAGATTGTAGGTAGTTTGTTGTATCTCACAACAACTAAACCTGATATAATGTATGCTACTTGTCTATTATCTCAGTTTATGCATTGTCCCACTAACAAGCACTATGGAACAGCAAAAGGAGTATTGAGATATGTTCAAGGAACTCTTGATTTTGGTTTGGAATACAAGAAAGGTGAAGGAACACTCTTAATGGGATACTGTGACAGTGATTGGAGTGGCTCAAAGGATGATATGAAAAGCACATCCGGGTATGCTTTTACTTTTGGCAATGGGATTTTCTCTTGGTCTTCAGTCAAGCAACAATGTGTTGCATTATCCACAGCCGAAGCAGAGTATATCAGTGCTTCTGAAGCAACAGCACATGCTACTTGGTTGAGATTTGTTCTAGaggattttggtgaaatgcaAACAGTTACAACACCAATGAATTGTGACAATACATCAGCCATACCCATCACTAATAATCCTATCTTTCATCAGAAGACCAAGCATATAAACAAAAGATATCACTTCATAAAGGAAGCATTGCAGCAATGAGTAATTGATTTGATTCACTGTCCTACTAAGGAGCAAATAGCAGATATTTTTACGAAAGCATTGACAAGGGAGCAGTTCACTTACTTGAGAGATCTTCTTGGAGTGAAATTAGTTCACAACTTAAACGGGAGTGTTAGTATGTAAGTTGTTGAGCTGATTAGAAAACATTACAAGGTTGTTATGTGTGTTATGTCTCAGCTCATAGGCTGAGCTattgtgtaaaaatgtgatgtATTGATTATGTCTCATAGGGCTTATGATTTGACAAGTGTCTTGATCTTAAGATAGGTTATTATGGTTGGTTGAGATTGAATTGAGgttatgtctctctctctctcatctccatCAGTTAAGTGTCTCTTCGAGCTCATATGCTCAGTATGAAATACAATGATAGAAGTTCAGTAGTTATGCTCTGTGTGTGTTCTTCCTCCGAATTCATCTTCTAAATCTTTCCGAATATCTCTCTCAAATACTGTTAGATTTATTGTGTAGTTGTGTTGCTTTATTCTAACATAGCTTGCTCGACTGCTATATCACTATAATTTCTGAGATATCACCAGTTGATTTAACACACAATGATCTAGGTTTTTCTAGGAGATGCGGAGCAAAAGCCATTCCTCGAGTTAGAGAACACCCTATATATACTACACAAGACCTAAAGAGAGAAGATCATCAATACCACACAAAAATACCAGTTGATGTGTGGATATTTTGGTGAAAGTCATTAGCTGCAACCAACTCATATCTTAAACATGGACGAACAAATGCTTGACCATGCATACAAACATCAGGCAATAATTTGTGAATATTCAGATGAATATGCAATGCGTGATCCAAACTTGTAGCATTAATTGCCCCTTTAGTGACTTAAACCTAATGATTGAGCTTggtttaataaaaagaatatataGATTACATGATTGTAGGAAGAGTATGATCAGTAGTACTAAGAATCCAAAACAAAACTATAAAATGCCCCCTAAACTACCCAGATGAACTATTCCTCCTCGTCGGAAAGCCCAACATCCATCCCCATGTTGTCATTAACACACCCTGCAAGATCATCTTCAGTGTCAACCTTAGAGTCACTACCAAGGAAAACCTCACCAGCCGGTGGCTGAATTAAAAATTTAAGCCGAAGACTAATGATTGTACCTCCATTGAATTAGTTTATTTCTTCTAAATTCTGATCCTACAAGCATACATGTGTGCGTACATTGGAATATGAACAATTTTTTAATACTGCTACTGTTACTCCGAATTGTTTATATTCTAGAGTTTTAGGGAGCTGTCGGATACTAGCTATGCCTAACATGTGAAATGGGTGCATAAGGATGTTGTGCTCAGTTTGGAATACGATCATGAAATTGAAAAAGTTTATCATACCAAAGCTTAGAGATATTTATTGATAACACTGGAGGCTTATGATGTGGCAGCAAAATTCCGCTGTCTTCAGTCTTGACAAATTTGTAcctataaaacaaataaacaccTATGACCAAGGCTACAGCCTCACGTGCCCATGAGGTGGAGGGGATTTGGCCAATGGATCTCGGATACCTAGTCAGTTCCTCtgaaaagaaagagagtttaGGGCTTAAGTGCATAGTCAAAGCTTACCAAAGATAGGTGGAgatgaggtatttataggagataGGTCGGCCACGTGTGTAGGGTTGCCCTGACATGTGTCGACATTTGATTGGCCAAGATGAGTCATCCGTAGGATGGATGAGGAAAAAATTAtcccaaaaatattatttatgatattatttaataaataataccTTGGGATTACCTTTGAAATACACTTGATTGGATATGATTGTGATTCCTTGCTTGATTGAGTTGATCTTCAATTAAAAGAGTATTAAAGATGAGATCATACATTTTCCCCTTGCCATGGGCAAGAGAGCATAGAGCAATCGTAGTCAGCAGCTTCGGTCTTCTTGAGGGTTGAACTGTATGTAGAGCAAATGAGGGCCTTGCCAGAACTAACTCCAAACCTTTATATTTATGTTCACCTTGACATGGGAAACATAAATATGGGTTTGCATGTTGAGTGGAATGATTGTAACGAGTAGAACCAGAAGCCTTGAGCTATATGACGATGATTGAGCCTAAATCCAACAAAACTGAGCTCTATCTTGGCTCCATCAAATCCTAGGTAAGCTTTATAATAGTTGTGCAGTGTTTTGAGTTGAGATTTTCAAGGTTTTGACCTCATGTATGCACTAATTTCCATTTCTAGTTTCTAGCGAGGGGCAAAGGACGAACTCCAACGAGTTCGAGGTGAACTTCTTGACTTAATCTTCTAATCTTCTTCTAGTTAAGTTTCTGAGCTACTGgtgtttggttttatgtttACCGTATGTTCCAAGTTTCCGATGAGCGAGTTCAAGGGGAAGGCCTTCAATCTCAGGTGGATTCAACCTTCCAGAAATGATTATAGGTGAGctcctagaattttttttactaaGTTTTATGATCGAGCTCAGAAGGGGGAACTATGACCATGATCTGCAGTTCATAATGATACCATGGTGACATCAAACGGAGGTCAACGGCGGTTGTCGTTAGGACTAACGGTGACAGCGACGGCCAAATTCTACATCTACAAGCAataggaaaagaagaaagaaattatCTAACACTTCATTTCGATATTGATTGTGAAATTGCATTGCTGTTTCAGAAGAAGCTATACTAATTCGATATACTCTAAAAATACCCTTGGTACAATATTGACAATCTCACAAAGATTGGATTTCAATGAATTTCCATTTATTGATTTAATCTTTTACGGAATCACCCCCCTCAAACATTTCTAATCGGTTGTCTTGTGTTTCTAATAAGTTGCATGATAGTTGGCATATTGaatcatatacatatacataatgGGTTCGTTTAGATCGATCTTAACCGGATGTTTGGGCAGTGTCTCAATCCTAGTGTGGTTGATTATCCTCTCAGACCAACTACTGATCATCGCCTTGGTAAGCTATTGCCTCATCAACTATCTAATCAGATATGAGCCCTTCCTCAGACGATAATAGAATCCTTAATGACAAAGGTATATTCTGTTATCCCTTTAACAATTCTTTGACACTCGACGCATTGCACTAACAACATAAAGTGTAATGTCTACTGGAATAACTGCGGCGACATGTTCATTGACAACAGTAACATGAAGGCAGCACATGGACAGAGCACAATGACGCGTGGCGATACATGAAGGTGGTGCGTGCGACAGCACGTGCAAGGGTTGTGATCTACCCCAAGGATTTTCGGTGTTCTGAATCACATGGCGGCCTCTGTTTGTGCAAATTTGAAGCCTAAATGGCAATTTTAGATGATTTTTCATAAAATGACTAGAAAAGCTTCTTTAACCTATATGTCGCATTCACATGTTTAGTCAAGGTTAAAGAGTAGTTAGGCAATGAGCCTAATGAGGAAAGACGCTCCGCTTACCTGTGAGTGGATCCCTTCAAAAAACTAAATGTTTTTAATTAGACTAttattatgttgatgcatattAATATTGTTGGCTAGTCTTCGATGAGACTTAAGTATGATTAGtttaaataatatcttgagactAT
It encodes the following:
- the LOC103404110 gene encoding uncharacterized protein — encoded protein: MAGSGGGELRAPIFNGENFDFWQIQMKTIFHSYELWNMVESGYRAPTKEEELREAERKLLRENVVKHARALGIIQGAVSDQIFMRIATQESAKAAWDILKQEFVGDKQGYEQRLDRHGNSSMEKAFASLKFAPKSKKFNGKPNSNKYHKNFKPKEKQWSNKGDWSNKVGFTMKNEANNTGDKCKFCDRLHYGECWVKNKVKCHKCNKIGHIARYCNANKTVQQVNFANQVDEIGNLFYANHSGEVKKINDEWYIDSGCSNHMTFREDLLILIEE